One stretch of Serinicoccus hydrothermalis DNA includes these proteins:
- a CDS encoding glycerate kinase produces MSTAADTPARPLVLIAPDKFRGSLTAPEVVEAARAGAEGAGWDVIGMPMADGGEGMLDAFGGANRTSTVTGPLGTPVEAQWRLGDDGVAVIESASASGLVLAGGKEGNDPVGATSAGTGELIAQAVRDGATRVVVGLGGSAMSDGGLGAVEAARAGLDGRTPAERGVELLAACDVQTAFVEAAQVFGPQKGASGDQVVELTGRLFELQGIYLEEFGVDVSATAGAGAAGGLGGGVLVLGGSLVPGLRLVAEQVGLAEAISRADAVVTGEGALDAESFNGKVVGGVVDEAEPDGIPVVVVAGVVREDAPAARLTGLRVVDLSATYGASASWNDTATCIERAVAEQLSTLS; encoded by the coding sequence GGTCGAGGCGGCGCGCGCCGGGGCGGAGGGCGCGGGCTGGGACGTCATCGGTATGCCCATGGCCGACGGCGGTGAGGGGATGCTCGACGCCTTCGGCGGCGCCAACCGGACGAGCACCGTGACCGGGCCGCTCGGGACGCCGGTCGAGGCGCAGTGGCGGCTCGGGGACGACGGCGTGGCCGTCATCGAGTCGGCCTCCGCGAGCGGGCTGGTGCTGGCCGGGGGCAAGGAGGGCAACGACCCGGTCGGCGCGACCAGCGCCGGCACCGGGGAGCTCATCGCGCAGGCCGTGCGGGACGGGGCCACGCGGGTGGTCGTCGGGCTCGGGGGCTCGGCGATGAGCGACGGCGGGCTGGGCGCGGTGGAGGCCGCGCGTGCCGGGCTCGACGGGCGGACCCCTGCGGAGCGCGGTGTCGAGCTGCTTGCCGCGTGCGACGTGCAGACCGCCTTCGTCGAGGCGGCGCAGGTCTTCGGCCCGCAGAAGGGGGCCAGCGGCGACCAGGTCGTCGAGCTCACCGGGCGGCTCTTCGAGCTGCAGGGCATTTACCTCGAGGAGTTCGGCGTCGACGTCTCGGCCACCGCCGGGGCGGGCGCGGCCGGCGGGCTCGGGGGTGGCGTGCTCGTGCTCGGCGGGTCTCTGGTGCCCGGGCTGCGGCTCGTCGCCGAGCAGGTCGGGCTGGCCGAGGCGATCTCCCGTGCCGACGCCGTCGTCACCGGCGAGGGCGCCCTGGACGCCGAGTCGTTCAACGGCAAGGTCGTCGGCGGTGTCGTCGACGAGGCCGAGCCGGACGGCATACCCGTCGTCGTCGTCGCCGGCGTCGTGCGCGAGGACGCCCCCGCGGCGCGGCTCACCGGGCTGCGCGTCGTCGACCTCTCGGCGACCTACGGCGCCAGCGCGTCGTGGAACGACACCGCCACCTGCATCGAGCGCGCCGTCGCCGAGCAGCTCTCCACCCTCTCCTGA